The genomic region CGTCCAACAGGCCGCGCAAGGTACCCACGAGGTCGCCTCCAACATCACGGAGGTGCAGCAAGGGGCCACGGAAACCGGCTCTGCCTCTAGTCAGGTGCTTGCCTCGGCGCAAACGCTGTCGAACGACAGCGCGCGGCTAAAGACAGAGGTCGAGAAGTTCCTGATCACTGTGCGCGCAGCTTGAGGTGCTTCCATGACAAGTACCTCAACATCAGCGAGTCACGCTGGAAGTGTCCCAGCGAGGATCCGTGATGGAGCGTCCGAGCCGGTGGCTGCCAACATCATCCCGCTGCCATTTAGTCGAGAGCGATACCTGATCGTCCAGACCAGAACGGACTAAGTTGCTGCGACGGAAGGTCAATGTCGTTATCGAATGTCTTAGAGTTCTCAATGGCCTGCTTGAAGATGTGGATAACGGATCGATACGTGAGGAATTTCAGTCTCGGGTAGCGCGGCTGAACGAGCTGCTCGTGCTTCGGCTTGATCAGCTATCCGCCGCGGATCGCTTGCTGCAGGAGATGCTCCCTTATGCCTGACACGAGACGGATTGTACTGCAGCGCGTACGTTCGTCCTTCAATACTTCGAAGCAGGTGTCGGTGACCACGCAGCCACATCTTGTCCCGTCGCGCGGAATCGGCCGCACGACCGCTCTGACCCGTTACAGCAATAGCGGCGACGCGAGCGATCGATTAGCTAATGCGACGGTAGGTCCCGCGGTCGCGATATCTCCCTTCACCAATGCAAGCGGTGTGACCGATGTGCAACGAGCGCGTAGCTTCACCACAGCTATGTCGGCAACCGAACAATCCGGCTCACGAGTACGCGGTAGCATCCGCGCGACCAATTACTGAGGGCCTGCGGATGAACTTTTCAAGCTCGGAAGATCAGACGTTATTGTCTCTTTGGGAAAGTGTGCGGCGGCAAGTGTTGGCTGATCGCGCGAATGGCGGCCGCTCCCGCATTGTTGGTGACAATCTTCGCAACTATGCTGAGTTGCTCCGTTCGGAAATAGATCGGCGTGAGCTCAAGTACACCTCGATCAATTCAACTGAATGAAGAGGATGCTGCCGGGGGCACTCTAAAATGAGAGACATCCGTGAGCAGTTGGACAGACTCCGCAACGATGCCGCCGACTGCAAATCGATCAGCGATCTAGCCACTGATCTGCGAAAACGAGAATTGTTCGCGAGGCTTGCCGATCATCTGAGCGCGTTAATGTTGGGATGCTGCAGCAGGCAGGTTTCGACCTCGGCCGGGTAAATATTCTCTCCGCCGCGGGATGTCCTCGAGGCGGCCCGTGACCCGCAAGTAGCCGCGCTTATCCAGCGTCCCGAGGTCGCCCGTGCGCAGCCATCCGTCAGCCGTGATGGCCGGACGCGCATTCTCCGGCGCGTCGAGATAGCCGATTGTGGGTCTGATATCCACGGACTTGAATTACGCCCTAAGTGCCGGTCGGCAAAATACGAAGATCCATCGGATCCGCAACGCGCACTTCCGACGTTCCAGAGCGCTTTCCCGCGGTCCGGACGAACTCAGTCTCCGGATGTCGACGCTCGTCTGCGCGACAATCGGGCTGAGCTCGGTCTGACCGAAGACAGTAAGGACCGGAAGGTCGAGCGCTACCCTCACGCGGCGATGGATCTCGGGAGAGACCAGTGCACCTCAGACAACGCGACGTGCAGCGACGATCCCGACCGTCTCAGGCGTGCCCGCCGGACTTACCGCGCTGTGCCTCGGTGCCGCGATGGCATTCTGATAATTTCGTTAAGCCAACGCTCGGAGCCGCGGCCCTTCCAGCATCAGTGCCACGTCGCAGGCAGGCCGCGGCTTGCTGAACAGATAGCCCTGTGCCTGGGTGCAGCCCTCGCGCCGGAGCAACTCGAGCTGCGCGTCGTTCTCGACCCCTTCCGCGGTCGTGACGATGCCGAGGCTGCGGCCGAGGCCGGTCACGGCGCGGATGATCGCCATGGAATCGGCGCGGGTTGCCAGCTCGGAGACGAAAGAGCGGTCGATCTTGATCTTGTCGAAGGGGAAGCTGCGCAAATAGCTTAGCGACGAATAGCCGGTGCCGAAATCGTCGAGCGAGATACCCACGCCCATGGCGCGCAGCTCATGCAACGTGGTCAGCGTCGCCTCACCGTTTTGCAGCAGCACGGATTCAGTGATCTCCAGCTCGAGACGACGGGCTTCCAGTCCCGCCTCCTCCAGCGCCGCGGTCACGGATGCGATCAGGTTCGGACTCTTGAACTGCACCGGCGACAAATTGACCGCGACGTCAATATCGTCGGGCCAGGTCGCCGCGTCGGCGCAGGCGCTGCGCAGCACGAACTCGCCGAGCTGGATGATGAGACCTGTCTCCTCCGCCAATGGAATGAAGTTGATCGGCGCGATCAGGCCACGCTGCGGATGTGACCAGCGCAGCAACGCCTCGAAGGCGACGACGCGGTTGGTGGCGACGTCGCGGATCGGCTGGTAGTGCACCTCGAATTCGTTCCGTTGCAGCGCCGCGCGCAGATCCATTTCCAGCAGCCGCCGCGCCTGCGCGCGCGCATCCATGCCGGTCTCGAAGAAGCGATAGGTGCCGCGACCGTCCGCCTTGGCGCGGTACAGCGCAAGGTCTGCATTCTTCAACAGCTCGTCCGGATGGCTGCCGTCCTGCGGCGACAGCGAGATGCCGATCGAGACGCCGATCACGATCTGATGGTGGTCGATCTCGTAAGGCGCCGAGATCGCCTCGACGAGACGGCCGGCCAGGAACCTTGCAGCGGTTTCCTCGGAGCGCCCGATCAGGACCACGGCGAACTCGTCGCCGCCAAGCCGGGCCACGGTGTCGCTCTCGCCGACGGTCGCCTCCAATCTGCGCCCGACCTCCTTCAGCAAGGCATCACCGATGGGATGGCCGAGCGGGTCATTGATGTCCTTGAAGTGGTCAAGATCGAGGCAGAGAACGGCGAGTTGGTCGCCTGAATTGGTCCGGCGCAGCCCATGCTCGAGCTGCTCGTGGAATAGGATGCGGTTGGGCAGGCCGGTCAGCGCGTCGTGGCGGGCCATATGGGAGATCCTCGCCTGCGCCTCCAGCCACTCGGTGATGTCCTCGAAGGTCGCGACCCAGCCGCCACCCTGCATCGGCTGGTTGACGACCCGGATGGAGCGGCCGAACCTGGTCACGATGTCGGTCGTGGTGCGGCTCTCGCGCGCGTCGGCGACGAGGCGGGCGAAGAATTCGCCAGCATCGCCTTGCCACTGGCCCTTGGCCTGCTCCTCCCGCAGCACGTCGACCAGCAGCCGGCCGGTGAGCAGGATGTCGGTGCGGCCGAGCATCGCGGCATAACGCTCGTTGAACAGGATGATCTTGCCGTCCGCGTCGAACATGCAGAGCCCCTGCGACATGTTCTCGAGCGCCGTGTCCAGCACCCTCTGCTGGCGGCCCAATTCCCCCTTGGCCCGCCGATCGAGCAGCGCGGCGACCAATGCGATCACGATGATCGCAGCCGCAGCACTCGCGGTCAGAACCGACAGCGACGTCGGCGGGATCGACAGGCCGCTGATCGGCAGCGTCGGATCCGGCGTCAGCTGCACCGCGCCCATCGCCGTAAAATGATGCGAGACGATGGCGACCGTCAGCAGCACCGCAGCACCGAGCGTGCCGGACAAGTTGTCTCGCCGTTCAGCGACATGGAGCGCGAATGCGCCGAAAACCACCCCGAGCAGGATCGAAGCGGCCACCGTGCCCGTCGCCCAGCTGACGCGCGCAGGGATCTCTAGCGCCATCATGCCGGTATAGTGCATCGCCGCCACACCGCCGCCGACGATCGCCCCGCCAAGAGCGACGAGGCCCGGTCGCATGGTCGAGACCGCAACGCTCAAGCCAACAAAGGTGATGGCGATGGCGAAGATTAGCGACAACAGCGTCACCGGAACATTATAGGCGCCGCTGGCGCCCGGTCCGTAGGCCAGCATCGCGATGAAATGCGTCGCCCAGATGCCGCAGCCGGCAACGACTGCATCGAGCGCCAGCCACACCAGGCGGCCCGATCCTTGCGTCGCGCGCGCCCGGTGAAACAGGCTGATCGCAGCCGTACTTGCGAGCAGGCAGAGCGCGCCCCCAAGCGCGACCAGTCGCCAATCGTGTTCATCGGTCAGACAGTAGAGCACTTGATACATCAGCATCCCCCAAGGCCTGCGATCACCAGAGCGGGGAAGTGGTGGATTTTAGGTAACGAAGGAGGACCGGCTTGCCGGATGGTGAACAGAGGCTTCCAGAATCAACCATTCGTTGTCAGTCGAACGACATTCGTCAAACTTCT from Bradyrhizobium lupini harbors:
- a CDS encoding EAL domain-containing protein, with protein sequence MYQVLYCLTDEHDWRLVALGGALCLLASTAAISLFHRARATQGSGRLVWLALDAVVAGCGIWATHFIAMLAYGPGASGAYNVPVTLLSLIFAIAITFVGLSVAVSTMRPGLVALGGAIVGGGVAAMHYTGMMALEIPARVSWATGTVAASILLGVVFGAFALHVAERRDNLSGTLGAAVLLTVAIVSHHFTAMGAVQLTPDPTLPISGLSIPPTSLSVLTASAAAAIIVIALVAALLDRRAKGELGRQQRVLDTALENMSQGLCMFDADGKIILFNERYAAMLGRTDILLTGRLLVDVLREEQAKGQWQGDAGEFFARLVADARESRTTTDIVTRFGRSIRVVNQPMQGGGWVATFEDITEWLEAQARISHMARHDALTGLPNRILFHEQLEHGLRRTNSGDQLAVLCLDLDHFKDINDPLGHPIGDALLKEVGRRLEATVGESDTVARLGGDEFAVVLIGRSEETAARFLAGRLVEAISAPYEIDHHQIVIGVSIGISLSPQDGSHPDELLKNADLALYRAKADGRGTYRFFETGMDARAQARRLLEMDLRAALQRNEFEVHYQPIRDVATNRVVAFEALLRWSHPQRGLIAPINFIPLAEETGLIIQLGEFVLRSACADAATWPDDIDVAVNLSPVQFKSPNLIASVTAALEEAGLEARRLELEITESVLLQNGEATLTTLHELRAMGVGISLDDFGTGYSSLSYLRSFPFDKIKIDRSFVSELATRADSMAIIRAVTGLGRSLGIVTTAEGVENDAQLELLRREGCTQAQGYLFSKPRPACDVALMLEGPRLRALA